The following proteins come from a genomic window of Gossypium raimondii isolate GPD5lz chromosome 5, ASM2569854v1, whole genome shotgun sequence:
- the LOC105768631 gene encoding photosystem I reaction center subunit V, chloroplastic, translated as MAASSALFTPIFSTVQKKNGIVTPSSISFHGLRPLSKGKSSSNAISFSRNSAASARLAIKAELSAQVVISVSTALSLFLGRFVFFNFQRENVAKQVPEQNGLTHFEAGDARAKEYVSLLKSNDPVGFNIVDVLAWGSIGHIVAYYILATTSNGYDPKFFG; from the coding sequence ATGGCAGCTTCCTCAGCTTTGTTCACCCCTATCTTCTCCACCGTCCAAAAGAAGAATGGCATTGTTACCCCCTCCAGCATCTCATTCCACGGCCTTAGACCCCTAAGCAAGGGCAAATCTTCATCCAACGCCATCTCCTTCTCAAGAAACTCAGCTGCTAGTGCTAGGCTTGCAATCAAAGCAGAGCTGAGCGCCCAAGTTGTGATAAGCGTCAGCACTGCTCTCTCCCTTTTCTTGGGTAGATTTGTGTTCTTCAACTTCCAAAGAGAGAACGTTGCCAAGCAAGTGCCTGAGCAAAATGGGTTGACCCACTTTGAGGCTGGGGACGCACGAGCCAAGGAGTATGTTAGCCTTCTCAAGTCCAACGACCCTGTGGGATTCAACATCGTTGATGTTCTTGCTTGGGGATCTATTGGCCATATTGTTGCTTACTACATCTTGGCCACCACAAGCAATGGCTATGATCCCAAATTTTTTGGCTGA
- the LOC105768630 gene encoding uncharacterized WD repeat-containing protein C2A9.03 gives MSYYQDDDAEYMADEYGMEDIDDMDEEFRARDMSGSESDVDEYDFSNNKISDTSAAEARRGKDIQGIPWDRLSITREKYRQTRLEQYKNYENIPHSGEVSGKDCKITKKGASYYDFRLNSRSVKSTILHFQLRNLIWATSKHDVYLMSRFSVMHWSSLTHKKREILNVSGHVAPSEKHPGSLMEGFTQTQVSTLAVKDNLLVAGGFQGELICKHLDRRGISFCSRTTYDDNAITNAVEIYVTPSGAVHFTASNNDCGVRDFDMEKFQLSKHFHFLWPVNHTSLSPDGKLLIIVGDNPDIMLVDSDTGKTVMPLHGHLDFSFASAWHPDGVTFATGNQDKTCRIWDVRNLSRSIAVLKGNLGAIRSIRYTSDGKYMAMAEPADFVHVYDVKSGYENEQEIDFFGEISGLSFSPDTESLFIGVWDRTYGSLLEYGRRRNYFYLHSLM, from the exons ATGTCCTATTACCAAGATGATGATGCTGAATACATGGCAGATGAGTATGGCATGGAGGACATAGATGACATGGATGAAGAGTTCCGTGCCAGAGATATGTCTGGCTCGGAGTCTGATGTTGATGAATATGATTTCTCg AATAACAAAATATCTGATACTTCTGCTGCTGAAGCTAGAAGAGGAAAAGACATCCAGGGAATACCTTGGGATCGGCTAAGCATCACTAGGGAAAAGTATAGGCAAACTAGGCTAGAGCAGTACAAGAACTATGAGAATATCCCCCACTCTGGAGAAGTCTCCGGGAAG GATTGCAAGATTACCAAGAAGGGTGCCTCATACTATGACTTCAGGCTAAATTCAAGATCTGTGAAATCAACAATACTTCATTTTCAG TTGAGGAACTTGATATGGGCTACATCAAAACATGATGTTTATCTTATGTCTCGTTTTTCTGTCATGCATTGGTCTTCATTGACACACAAGAAGCGTGAAATTCTTAATGTTTCTGGGCATGTGGCACCATCCGAG aAACATCCTGGAAGTCTGATGGAAGGTTTTACGCAAACACAAGTCAGTACTCTTGCAGTAAAGGATAATCTGCTAGTTGCTGGAGGATTCCAGGGTGAACTAATATGCAAG CATTTAGATCGACGGGGAATAAGCTTCTGCTCCAGGACAACTTATGATGACAATGCCATTACTAATGCTGTTGAGATTTATGTCACTCCAAG TGGTGCAGTTCACTTTACGGCCTCAAATAATGACTGTGGAGTCAGAGATTTTGATATGGAGAAATTCCAGCTTTCtaagcattttcattttctttggcCTGTCAAT CATACTTCTCTGAGCCCTGATGGGAAACTTCTAATAATAGTTGGAGACAACCCTGATATTATGTTGGTAGACTCTGATACTGGGAAG ACTGTTATGCCCTTGCATGGACACTTGGACTTCTCATTTGCGTCGGCATGGCATCCTGATGGTGTCACTTTTGCAACCGGGAACCAAGACAAAACATGCCGAATTTGGGATGTTCGAAACTTGTCAAGGTCAATTGCTGTTCTCAAGGGGAACCTTGGAGCAATACGGTCCATTCGCTACACATCTGATGGTAAGTACATGGCCATGGCTGAGCCTGCTGACTTTGTGCATGTGTATGACGTGAAAAGTGGGTATGAGAATGAGCAAGAAATCGATTTCTTTGGTGAGATATCTGGCCTATCCTTTAGTCCGGACACAGAGTCTCTCTTTATTGGCGTATGGGATCGTACATATGGCAGCCTTCTTGAGTATGGCCGGCGGAGGAACTACTTTTATCTTCATTCCCTAATGTGA
- the LOC105768629 gene encoding uncharacterized WD repeat-containing protein C2A9.03 isoform X2: MSYYQEDDAEYMAEEYDMEDIDDMDEEFCGRDMSGSESDVDEYDYSNNKISDTSAAEARRGKDIQGIPWDQLSITREKYRQTRLEQYKNYENIPHSGEVSGKDCKITKKGASYYDFRLNSRSVKSTILHFQLRNLVWATSKHDVYLMSQFSVMHWSSLTHKKREILNVSGHVAPSEKHPGSLMEGFTQTQVSTLAVKDKLLVAGGFQGELICKHLDRPGISFCSRTTYDDNAITNAVEIYVTPSGAVHFTASNNDCGVRDFDMEKYQLSKHFHFLWPVNHTSLSPDGKLLIIVGDNPDIMLVDSDTGKTVMPLRGHLDFSFASAWHPDGVTFATGNQDKTCRIWDVRNLSKSIAVLKGNLGAIRSIRYTSDGKYMAMAEPADFVHVYDVKSGYENEQEIDFFGEISGLSFSPDTESLFIGVWDRTYGSLLEYSRQRNYLYLDSLM, encoded by the exons ATGTCCTATTACCAAGAAGATGATGCTGAATACATGGCAGAGGAGTATGACATGGAGGACATAGATGACATGGATGAAGAGTTCTGCGGCAGAGATATGTCTGGCTCGGAGTCTGATGTTGATGAATATGATTACTCG aataataaaatatctgaTACTTCTGCTGCTGAAGCTAGAAGAGGAAAAGACATCCAGGGAATACCTTGGGATCAGCTAAGCATCACTAGGGAAAAATACAGGCAAACTAGGCTAGAACAGTACAAGAACTATGAGAATATCCCCCACTCTGGGGAAGTGTCAGGGAAG GATTGCAAGATTACCAAGAAGGGTGCATCATACTATGACTTCAGGCTAAATTCAAGATCTGTGAAATCAACAATACTTCATTTTCAG TTGAGGAACCTGGTATGGGCTACATCAAAACATGATGTTTATCTCATGTCACAATTTTCTGTCATGCATTGGTCTTCATTGACACACAAGAAGCGTGAAATTCTTAATGTTTCTGGGCATGTGGCACCATCTGAG AAACATCCTGGAAGTCTGATGGAAGGTTTTACGCAAACTCAAGTCAGTACTCTTGCAGTAAAGGATAAGCTGCTAGTTGCTGGAGGATTCCAGGGTGAACTAATATGTAAG CATTTAGATCGACCTGGAATAAGCTTCTGCTCCAGGACAACTTATGATGACAATGCCATTACAAATGCTGTTGAGATTTATGTCACTCCAAG TGGCGCAGTTCACTTTACGGCCTCAAATAATGACTGTGGAGTCAGAGATTTTGATATGGAGAAATATCAGCTTTCcaagcattttcattttctttggcCTGTCAAT CATACTTCTCTGAGCCCTGATGGGAAACTTCTAATAATAGTTGGAGACAACCCTGATATTATGTTGGTAGACTCTGATACAGGGAAG ACTGTTATGCCCTTGCGTGGACACTTGGACTTTTCATTTGCGTCAGCATGGCATCCTGATGGTGTCACTTTTGCAACCGGGAACCAAGACAAAACATGCCGAATTTGGGATGTTCGAAACTTGTCAAAGTCAATTGCTGTTCTAAAGGGAAACCTTGGAGCAATACGGTCCATTCGCTACACATCTGATGGTAAGTACATGGCCATGGCTGAGCCTGCTGACTTTGTGCATGTGTATGATGTCAAAAGTGGGTACGAGAATGAGCAAGAAATCGATTTCTTTGGTGAGATATCCGGCCTATCCTTTAGTCCGGACACAGAGTCTCTCTTTATTGGCGTATGGGATCGTACATATGGCAGCCTTCTTGAGTATAGCCGGCAGAGGAACTACTTATATCTTGATTCCCTAATGTGA
- the LOC105768629 gene encoding uncharacterized WD repeat-containing protein C2A9.03 isoform X1, translating into MRQKFPNLETKCSFVWWNMSYYQEDDAEYMAEEYDMEDIDDMDEEFCGRDMSGSESDVDEYDYSNNKISDTSAAEARRGKDIQGIPWDQLSITREKYRQTRLEQYKNYENIPHSGEVSGKDCKITKKGASYYDFRLNSRSVKSTILHFQLRNLVWATSKHDVYLMSQFSVMHWSSLTHKKREILNVSGHVAPSEKHPGSLMEGFTQTQVSTLAVKDKLLVAGGFQGELICKHLDRPGISFCSRTTYDDNAITNAVEIYVTPSGAVHFTASNNDCGVRDFDMEKYQLSKHFHFLWPVNHTSLSPDGKLLIIVGDNPDIMLVDSDTGKTVMPLRGHLDFSFASAWHPDGVTFATGNQDKTCRIWDVRNLSKSIAVLKGNLGAIRSIRYTSDGKYMAMAEPADFVHVYDVKSGYENEQEIDFFGEISGLSFSPDTESLFIGVWDRTYGSLLEYSRQRNYLYLDSLM; encoded by the exons ATGAGACAAAAGTTCCCAAATCTGGAGACAAA GTGTAGTTTTGTCTGGTGGAATATGTCCTATTACCAAGAAGATGATGCTGAATACATGGCAGAGGAGTATGACATGGAGGACATAGATGACATGGATGAAGAGTTCTGCGGCAGAGATATGTCTGGCTCGGAGTCTGATGTTGATGAATATGATTACTCG aataataaaatatctgaTACTTCTGCTGCTGAAGCTAGAAGAGGAAAAGACATCCAGGGAATACCTTGGGATCAGCTAAGCATCACTAGGGAAAAATACAGGCAAACTAGGCTAGAACAGTACAAGAACTATGAGAATATCCCCCACTCTGGGGAAGTGTCAGGGAAG GATTGCAAGATTACCAAGAAGGGTGCATCATACTATGACTTCAGGCTAAATTCAAGATCTGTGAAATCAACAATACTTCATTTTCAG TTGAGGAACCTGGTATGGGCTACATCAAAACATGATGTTTATCTCATGTCACAATTTTCTGTCATGCATTGGTCTTCATTGACACACAAGAAGCGTGAAATTCTTAATGTTTCTGGGCATGTGGCACCATCTGAG AAACATCCTGGAAGTCTGATGGAAGGTTTTACGCAAACTCAAGTCAGTACTCTTGCAGTAAAGGATAAGCTGCTAGTTGCTGGAGGATTCCAGGGTGAACTAATATGTAAG CATTTAGATCGACCTGGAATAAGCTTCTGCTCCAGGACAACTTATGATGACAATGCCATTACAAATGCTGTTGAGATTTATGTCACTCCAAG TGGCGCAGTTCACTTTACGGCCTCAAATAATGACTGTGGAGTCAGAGATTTTGATATGGAGAAATATCAGCTTTCcaagcattttcattttctttggcCTGTCAAT CATACTTCTCTGAGCCCTGATGGGAAACTTCTAATAATAGTTGGAGACAACCCTGATATTATGTTGGTAGACTCTGATACAGGGAAG ACTGTTATGCCCTTGCGTGGACACTTGGACTTTTCATTTGCGTCAGCATGGCATCCTGATGGTGTCACTTTTGCAACCGGGAACCAAGACAAAACATGCCGAATTTGGGATGTTCGAAACTTGTCAAAGTCAATTGCTGTTCTAAAGGGAAACCTTGGAGCAATACGGTCCATTCGCTACACATCTGATGGTAAGTACATGGCCATGGCTGAGCCTGCTGACTTTGTGCATGTGTATGATGTCAAAAGTGGGTACGAGAATGAGCAAGAAATCGATTTCTTTGGTGAGATATCCGGCCTATCCTTTAGTCCGGACACAGAGTCTCTCTTTATTGGCGTATGGGATCGTACATATGGCAGCCTTCTTGAGTATAGCCGGCAGAGGAACTACTTATATCTTGATTCCCTAATGTGA